Within the Bacteroidota bacterium genome, the region AATCTCATTTTCTGTTTATTTAATTTCAAGCACAACTCGGAAACCACCGTTACTTCCTCCTATATCAACAGGACTCCCACATCTAGATGAAACTCTTAATTCATCCGGGCTATACCAGCAACCTCCACCACGTAATACCCTATGAGTTCCTGACTTAGGACCCTTTTAGCTCCAATGCATTCATTTTTTTGACAACATTCTGACCTTGCTCGGTTAGAAAGTATTTGTTATCTTTTTGAAAAAACAGGCTATCCTTTGGCGAATCAATAATAGTAATATATGCAATACCTGACTTTTTACATTGCGAGATTAAATTTGTATCCTTGTCAAATAATCCATGAAAGTATTCTATTGCAAAAAGGCATAGTATTTTGTCACTTGAAGGGCCATTTTCGAGTTCAGAAGCAGAATCAACTACTTGAAAACAAATATTATCTTCTGATATTTTTTTGTTTTATTGATGTTTTCGCAAATTTCCTGACCAGTCAATGGTTTCTTTTTGATCTATCTTTTGGTAATTGAAAAACAATAGCATCATAACCTTTCTTTTTAAGGTTCATCATTTCAAAACAAATACTATCATCATTAAAGTTTGGAAATCCCTGGTGATTATGACCATCCAGAATAAACAAATTCTTTGAGGATGATCCGATTGAACAAACTTGTGCAATAGTTCTGGTGGAAACAATAATAGCCCCAAAAATCATTAATACATATCTAAGTTTCATGCTATATCATTAGGTATTTAGCATTAAACAATGAACATTTAGAAGCACAAATCTTTCAATTTGCAAGCAAGTTCAAACGGGTTATAAAAATTGACATTACTACTATTTTGTTTATTTTTTATTTACATTGTTATCTGCTTTTGTTTCTATTTCCTGCCAGAGTATTGGTTTGGTTTTATATATGTCAATCAAACAAAAAGTTGCTACAATTCCCCAGGCAGCTATCCATACTAATTGTCTGGATAACTCATTAATATTCATTGTCATTCCATAAAGAAAGCCTGAGAAAAGATTTAAAGAAGCATGTGCCAGCGCAGGCATCCAGATACTTTTGGAGCGCAAATAAATCCAACCAAGAAATGTCCCAATAAATATTGTACCAACAGGCATAAGTATTAGTGCTCCTAAAACAGGTTGACTCGGAAAGTTGTATCCCATTAAGATAATTGGCAGATGCCAATATCCCCATATTGCACCTAAAAATATAAACCCCCAAATTAAACCATATTTTCTTAATAATTTTTCTTGCAAATATCCCCGCCATCCCAATTCTTCCCCTAATGTTAAAATGCTACCGCCAATCAGAAATACAATATGTGAAAGGGTAAGATTGACTATGAAGAAAGTAATTGTCTGCTTATCGTTACCCAAGAGTAAACCTATTTTTGTACTCTCTAACATTCCGTTATTAAAAACAAAGAGCTTTTCCGACAGACTGCCCCAATTTAATCCTTCAATTATTAAAACTAGTCCAAGGGAAACTACAAGCGGGATAAAAATGGCTGGTAAAATATATCCCCAATTTTTCAACCCCCAACCGATTTTCAGGAAACCAGTTTTGGATAAAATGATAAAAAACACTGCAACAATGCCGGGAAACAACATCAAGAACGGAAAAAGTTTTGATTCGATCCCTCCTGTTAAATAGATCAAATATTGCCATCCATAGCTTAGTATAAATACGACGCCTAAGTACCACCATAGTTTGTTTTTGTTTTTCATAGAAATATTCTTTTTTATGTATTTAAAATTCTGACTAACGTTAAGTAAGATATTGATTATCAGTAGTCATTCTTTTATCAAAAAATTCATCTTTTGATCACTCCACTTTCCCTTTTTATCGTTAGCATGAGAAATTAATTTGCTGGAGAGAAGTTGGTAACTTCAGCAATATCAATTTCGGTTTGCCGAATATCGGGAAATGCAGATAACAGGATGATAATAACAAGTTTCCTGGATTTTCGTGTTTTTATCATACTATGCTTATTTTTCAACATTTTTTAAAAGTATAGTTAATTCAGATTTATATTCTTCATC harbors:
- a CDS encoding CPBP family intramembrane metalloprotease, with protein sequence MKNKNKLWWYLGVVFILSYGWQYLIYLTGGIESKLFPFLMLFPGIVAVFFIILSKTGFLKIGWGLKNWGYILPAIFIPLVVSLGLVLIIEGLNWGSLSEKLFVFNNGMLESTKIGLLLGNDKQTITFFIVNLTLSHIVFLIGGSILTLGEELGWRGYLQEKLLRKYGLIWGFIFLGAIWGYWHLPIILMGYNFPSQPVLGALILMPVGTIFIGTFLGWIYLRSKSIWMPALAHASLNLFSGFLYGMTMNINELSRQLVWIAAWGIVATFCLIDIYKTKPILWQEIETKADNNVNKK
- a CDS encoding membrane dipeptidase produces the protein MSEDNICFQVVDSASELENGPSSDKILCLFAIEYFHGLFDKDTNLISQCKKSGIAYITIIDSPKDSLFFQKDNKYFLTEQGQNVVKKMNALELKGS